In Hypanus sabinus isolate sHypSab1 chromosome 17, sHypSab1.hap1, whole genome shotgun sequence, the following proteins share a genomic window:
- the cog8 gene encoding conserved oligomeric Golgi complex subunit 8 isoform X1 gives MPASKMAALGIDVEDESILASIFRDSFPENWRENPDFTLYLSELSSYGVDKLNREPERLAEERAQILQQTQELAFCNYKTFIKTAECTKEIYRDFGLVEKHVSSVLDKLPALSEKCKQFIKETEETGASRRMNSLTLNRHTEILEILEIPQLMDTCVRNCYYEEALELASYVKRLEKKYSSIPVIQGIVNEVRSSAQLMLNQLIQQLRTNIQLPACLRVIGYLRRMDVFTEAELRIKFLQARDAWLKSMLGSISDNDPYFHITKTIEACRVHLFDIITQYRAIFSDEDPLLISSNQTVNESAIFHGWVVQKVSEFLGALELDLQKGVGSRLDSLLGQCMYFGLSFSRVGADFRGQFAPMFQKVAMNTFEKAVQEAVEKFQEDMNLYTLISPPSMLGSTIPMTLPTEQPGTLQPPMVLLDFPPLACFLNNNLAAFNDLRLCCPLALAQEVAMCLEDALVKVFLPLRFINMAPLAPLIKVLY, from the exons ATGCCGGCCAGCAAGATGGCTGCGCTTGGGATTGACGTGGAAGATGAGAGTATTCTTGCTTCTATTTTCAGGGACTCTTTCCCGGAGAATTGGAGAGAGAACCCCGATTTCACGTTGTACCTGTCCGAGCTCAGCTCGTACGGAGTGGACAAGCTGAACCGCGAACCCGAGCGGCTGGCGGAGGAGCGGGCCCAGATCCTTCAGCAGACTCAAGAATTGGCCTTTTGCAATTATAAAACCTTCATCAAAACGGCAGAATGCACCAAGGAGATCTACCGGGACTTCGGACTGGTGGAAAAACACGTCTCCTCTGTCCTGGACAAGCTACCTGCGCTGAGCGAGAAATGCAAGCAGTTCATCAAAGAGACAGAGGAAACCGGCGCCAGCAGAAGGATGAACAGTCTGACCCTTAATCGCCACACTGAGATCCTCGAAATCCTGGAGATACCGCAACTCATGGATACCTGCGTTAGGAACTGCTACTACGAGGAGGCTCTTGAGTTGGCCTCCTACGTGAAGAGATTGGAGAAAAAATACTCTTCTATACCCGTCATACAG GGAATAGTGAATGAAGTCCGTTCCTCCGCACAGTTGATGTTAAACCAGCTCATCCAGCAGCTACGCACCAATATCCAGCTGCCAGCTTGCCTCCGGGTCATAGGCTATTTGAGGAGAATGGATGTTTTCACTGAAGCAGAATTAAGAATAAAGTTTCTTCAAGCACGAGATGCCTGGTTGAAATCTATGCTCGGTTCCATATCAGATAATGATCCTTATTTCCACATAACTAAGACAATTGAAGCTTGCCGAGTTCATCTGTTTGACATCATCACTCAGTATCGTGCCATTTTCTCAGATGAAGATCCGTTGCTAATTTCCAGCAATCAGACTGTGAATGAAAGTGCCATTTTCCATGGCTGGGTAGTGCAAAAGGTTTCTGAGTTCCTAGGAGCCCTGGAATTGGACCTTCAGAAAGGAGTCGGTAGCCGCTTAGATTCATTGCTAGGCCAATGTATGTATTTTGGACTTTCTTTCAGTCGAGTTGGAGCAGATTTTCGTGGGCAGTTTGCCCCTATGTTTCAGAAAGTTGCTATGAATACTTTTGAGAAAGCAGTTCAAGAGGCTGTGGAGAAGTTTCAAGAAGACATGAATTTGTATACCTTAATTTCTCCCCCATCAATGTTGGGGAGTACCATCCCTATGACTCTGCCAACTGAGCAACCTGGAACTCTGCAGCCTCCAATGGTACTTCTAGATTTCCCTCCACTGGCATGTTTTCTAAATAACAATTTGGCGGCTTTTAATGACCTTCGACTCTGCTGTCCACTGGCACTTGCACAGGAAGTAGCAATGTGCTTGGAAGATGCTCTTGTGAAG